The DNA sequence CATCATCGATCCCGACAATCCGCTCTCTCGCGAGGGACGCTACAATCTGGATCCGACTCGAAAAGGCTTCGGCTACGGTGTGAATGGCGCCATGACCAGTTTCGTCCGGGTGCCGGCGCGTTGTCTGCATCATGTGCCTGACAGTCTGCCTCTGGAAAAAGCGGCTCTCACGGAACCCTGCTGCGTGGCCTTTAATGCAGTCGTCATGAATGGCGATATACAACCGGGGGATCGGGTCGTTGTGTTTGGGCCGGGGCCCATTGGTTTGCTGTGTGCTGCGATGGCTCGCCTGCAGGGAGCAGAAGTTGCAGTTGTTGGTCTGGAACGGGATCAGGGCCGTCTGGAAATCGCTGCTCGCGAGTATGGTTGTGAACCGATCATTGCCGGTCTGGATGAGTGGAGCGTGGCGGTAGATGGTCTTGGCGTGAATGGTGTAGTCGATGCTGCCGGCGTGTCAGTGACATTGAAGAAGTCACTGGAGATCGTTCGTCCTGGGGGCTGGATCAGTAAGGTGGGCTGGGGGCCGCAACCTCTGGGCTTCTCGCTGGATCCCCTCGTACAGAAGAATATTCGCCTGCAAGGCAGTTTCAGCCATAACTGGCCGATCTGGGAGCGGGTGATTCGGTTATTGACGACCGAGCAATTGAACATCGATCCGATTATCGGTGGTACCTGGTCTCTGAGTGACTGGCATACTGCTTTCGAGACAATGCACTCTGGCGAGATCGTCAAAGCGGTTCTCACGCCCTGATGCTGAGCACCCTGCTAAAGTAAAACATTTCCTGCAACGTTGAATATCAAACTGGAACATTCGATGCCCAAACTAGCCGCGTTTCCTAAAGCCTTTATGGACGAACTGTGCCTGTCCGGTGAAATGACACTCCAGCAGTGGATTGAACTGGCAGCGACACTCGATATTGATGGACTTGAATTCTATGCCGGCTTCCTGGAGATGAAAGATCAGAATTTCTGGCCGGAAGCCAAAAAGATGGCAACGGATCAGGGACTGGAAATTCCCATGATGTGCTGTTCGCCGGACTTTACTCATCCTGATGAAGCATTTCGTAAAGAACAGATCGAGCATGAAAAATTCTGGATGGAAATGACGGCTGCATTGGGGGGAAAATATTGTCGAGTCCTATCCGGGCAGAGACGCCCCGAAGTCTCCCGGGAAGAG is a window from the Gimesia benthica genome containing:
- a CDS encoding zinc-binding dehydrogenase yields the protein MQTAVVNYAPEADSVELQEIPVPEIGPDEVLLEVAAVGVCGSDLHQWTADHSWPVNYPVVLGHEFAGTISRTGELVRNWSIGDRVVSETAAIIDPDNPLSREGRYNLDPTRKGFGYGVNGAMTSFVRVPARCLHHVPDSLPLEKAALTEPCCVAFNAVVMNGDIQPGDRVVVFGPGPIGLLCAAMARLQGAEVAVVGLERDQGRLEIAAREYGCEPIIAGLDEWSVAVDGLGVNGVVDAAGVSVTLKKSLEIVRPGGWISKVGWGPQPLGFSLDPLVQKNIRLQGSFSHNWPIWERVIRLLTTEQLNIDPIIGGTWSLSDWHTAFETMHSGEIVKAVLTP